One part of the Lotus japonicus ecotype B-129 chromosome 2, LjGifu_v1.2 genome encodes these proteins:
- the LOC130736039 gene encoding uncharacterized protein LOC130736039 produces the protein MVISAASDAVKCRMFPSTFKGTTMAWFRTLPWGSIAKFRDFSSKFLVQFSASKIKQVTIDDLYNFRQLERETLKQYVKRYSAASVKIEELEPQACAARLQEWTAIGKAEQQAKSEASSFDGGSPHSGEYLHPG, from the coding sequence atggtgataagcgCAGCTTCTGATGCGGTGAAATGCAGGATGTTCCCGTCAACATTCAAAGGCACAACGATGGCTTGGTTCAGGACTTTGCCTTGGGGATCCATTGCGAAATTCCGCGATTTCTCGTCGAAATTCCTCGTTCAGTTCTCTGCAAGCAAGATCAAGCAGGTCACAATTGATGACCTGTACAATTTTCGTCAGTTAGAACGAGAAACTTTGAAGCAATACGTGAAGCGGTACAGTGCCGCATCTGTCAAGATCGAGGAGTTGGAGCCGCAAGCCTGTGCCGCGCGCCTTCAAGAATGGACTGCTATCGGGAAAGCTGAACAGCAAGCTAAGTCGGAAGCCAGCTCGTTCGATGGCGGAAGTCCGCACTCGGGCGAATACCTACATCCtggatga